From the Mahella australiensis 50-1 BON genome, the window GATGGAAAATGTATCGAGCAGATTAAAGTCCTGAAATACGAAGCCGAGATTATCCCGCCTGAATGCTGATATCTCCATTTCGCCGATCGATGTTATGCTTTTGCCATTCAGCAGCACATCGCCGCCAGTAGGCTTATCGAGCGCGGCGATAATGTTGAGAAGCGTCGTCTTGCCAGATCCGGACTCACCCATGATGGCGACGTATTCGCCCTGATCTATCGAAAAGGATACGTTGGCAAGGGCCTGAACGGGATTTCCTCCGAATCTCGTGGTATATATCTTCTTTAAGTTTATAACTTCCAAAAGTGGCATATCATATTCCTCCATTGTCTTTCTTCCCGTCCATTATAGCAAAAAGTGAAAATACCATGCCATTGCTTTGTCTTACATTTTTGCCTCCAACCTTACATTTTGGTAACTGTAATTCGTAAAATGTAAAAATTGATATCAACAGAGATATAAAACCTTTGCCTGTTCATGGAGGTGAATTGCTTCTGGAATGTTGTGTATCAATAAAATTACATGCACTCGCAGAAAATTTACTATTGATTTTTTTATACTATTGTTGTACAATATATGATACAATACATTGTACAACAACAATGAAAGGGGCGAAACAATATGCTGGCTGTTAATTATTCTACCATAAGGAATAAATTGAAAGATTATTGCGATAAAGCAACTGATGATAACGAGACGATAATTATAACAAGGAAAAATGAAAAGAACGTTGTTTTAATGAGCCTAGACGAGTATAACAACCTCATGGAAAATTTATTCATCATGAGCAACAAAAAATACTATGAGCGCCTTTTGGAAAGCAAAAAGCAGATCGAGCGCGGTGATGTTGTAATGAAAACAACAGAGGAACTGGACTCATTAACGAATGAATAAGGTTTTTTCCGACATCGCATGGGAAGATTATACTCGGTGGCTTATAGAGGACAAAAAGATAGTCAAAAAAATAAATGATATTATCAAAGATATAGAACGTAACGGTTATAATGGCATAGGCAAGCCTGAAGCACTAAGACATGAGCTAGCCGGATACTGGAGCAGAAGAATTACAGATAAAGATAGGTTAATCTACAAAATCGAAGATGCCACCATCTATATTTTAAGCTGCAAGGGGCATTATAATGATTAATACGGATATCCTTGCATCAATCGGCGGCTATGTCGACCGTGCCGAATCCGATTTTCACTTTGGTACCTTTGCCGACTTGCGATTCTATTGATATGGTGTGCGACAGCTTGCTTAAAATGCGCTTGCATAGATACAGGCCGATGCCGGTCGATTTTTTATCCAGCCGACCGTTGTAGCCGGTGAAGCCTTTTTCGAATATGCGCGGTAGATCCTCCGATTCGATGCCTATCCCCGTATCTTCAATGACCAGCGTATCGGGCGAATCGCTGTCCATATATATGGAAATTTCACCCTTGTCGGTATATTTGAGCGCGTTTGACAATATCTGCTCTATGACGAACACCGTCCATTTCTCGTCGGTCAATACCTCATGATTTAAGCCATTGTAATCGAGCTTGATTTTCTTGTGTATAAAAGATTTCGAGTATTTGCGCACTGCCTGCTTCACCATATCGTCGAGAGAATACCTTTTAAGCATCAGATCACCGCTCAGGCTTTCGGTGCGGAGATATTGCAACGCCATTTCGACGTACTGTTCCACCTTGAACAATTGATCCGACAATTCGCCATTTATGTCTGCATGCTTGGACTGCAAAAGCAATTGCATGGCGGCTATTGGTATCTTGATCTGATGCGCCCATATGGTATAGTAATCAGTCATATCGGCGAGAGCCTTATCCTTCTCGTTTATAATTTCCCTCCTGTTTTCATGGATAGCCCTGATCAATCCCTGATAATCCCGTTCAATAAGGCCTTGCGGATTGGGCAGCATAAGGTCCGATACTGCGATGCTGTCCTTCAATTTTTCGAGCACCATGTGCTTGCTGTAAAAAGCTACGAATTCTATAATGCCGATCAGCAGCAGGAAAATGCCGGCCAGCAGAGCCGCATAGGCCACCGGTTCCAAAGGCAAAGCATACAGATAAAAGATCACTAGGGAGATGCTGAATGATACCGCTATAACGATGATGGTTGTGATCTTCTGTTTTAAGTATAAACCCAAAATGCATGCAAAATGTTTCATATTCATCACTCTACCATATAACCAAGTCCCTTTTTGGTCTTGATGAAACCTTCAAGCCCTGCTTCGGCCAGCTTTTTGCGCAAACGGGCCATATTGACCGTAAGGGTATTATCGTCGATGAAATCGTCGCTTTCCCAGAGGCGCTGCATTATTTCTTCGCGAGAAATCACCCTGCCGGCATTTTCCATAAGAAGCTGCAGTATCCTATAGTCGTTCTTGGTAAGCTCGATTTTGTTGCCATGATAAACCAGCGTGGCATCGCCGAGGTTTAGGACGGCGCCGTTGTGTTCGATAACATTTACCTGCCCTTGGAGCGAATAGGCGCGCCTTATCAAAGCCCCCACCTTTGCCGTGAGGACGTTCAAATCAAATGGCTTTGCGATAAAGTCGTCCCCGCCCATATTCATGGCCATTATGATATTCATATTATCGTCGGCCGAGGATATGAATATGATAGGCACTTTGGACACCTTGCGTATTTCGCTGCACCAGTAGAAACCGTTAAAAAACGGAAGCATTATATCGAGCAATATAATATGCGGCTCCAGCCGGACGACCTGTTCGGTGATATTCTTAAAGTCGGTTATATAGACAGCCTCGTAGCCCCATTTACTAAGATGCTCCTGCATAACCCGCGCGATTATGACATCGTCTTCTATGATCATAATTTTATACATCATCATAATTTCCTCTTATATCTATGAGACAGTTCTTATTATCTCCTGTTTTGTTATTCCTGTTAATATATTATCATACAGTCAACTGTTTATCCAAACGTTGTTTCGAAAAAACTTTTTGCTGAAGTATTGACAAAACAATATGTGCATTATATAATATTATCGTTTCCGGTAACGTTAATGAAAACGTTAATGTAACATATTCTGGTTGAATTATTATGCTTTGGTGGGGTATCTATATGCTTCTTCTACTTCCATTACATAATAAGACGTGGTGCAGATTGCCAAATCTTATAAAAAAGATTTTGCAATAGATTAATATTTTTAGAGGAGGAGATTTTGAATGCGGAAAGTGAGGCTATTATCTCTGTTGTTGGCTTTGGTTTTAGCTGTTTCCCTTTTTGCGGGTTGCAGCGGAGGGCAGACCGGTGATCAAACCGAAACTGGAACTGAAACATCTACCAACGAAGGAGAAACAGATGGCGATGCTGCGGCTGTAGAGAATCCCGAACTAAGCGATCCTAATTTAAAGGATCCATATAACATTCCAAATATTGTTTCTGCTTATCCGGTGAAAGGCAATCCCACACTTACCTATTGGTGGCCTATAGATGCTTTTCAGGGGGTAGCGATTAAGGACATGAATGAGCATGAGGTGTGGAAAGAAATTGAGAAGCTCACTGGCGTCGATATCAAGTTTATACACCCTCCGATAGGACAAGAGAGTGAGAAGTTTAATTTAATGATTGCTTCTGATGATTTACCTGATATGATTTGCCAGTCGGATCGTTATAAAGGTGGTATAACCGTAGGTATTGATGATGGCGTGTTCATAGATCATACCGAGATTATTGATAAGTATGCTCCTAACTATAAACAATTCAGAGAATCTGACGAAGATAGACGCAGAACCACTATGGATGATAAGGGCCGCGTATTAGGATTTTATAATGTTGCGCCATACTCTGAATGGATATGGTTCGGAGGATTAATAAAGCAGGAAGCTCTTGATAAAACGGGGTTACCAGTACCGGAAACTATGGATGAATGGTATGCTTTCTTAAAGAAATGTCAAGAAGTTGGCTATAAGAGCCCCTTAATGTTTAATACAGGTGCTGGCACTATATTTACCGGCTACTTTGTAAGCGCTTATGGCGCATATGATTGGACATTTATAGATAAGGATGGCAAAGTAGCTTGGGGTCCACTTCAGCCTGGTATGAAACAGTATCTGACGGAAATGCGTAAATGGTATGCTGAAGGCCTGATAGATAAGGATTTTGCTACACGTGATTTTAGCAGCAATATGGCTTTTGCTTCTTCCCCGGATTGTGCTGTCGCTATGGATTCGCCTGATACTATGTGGGGAGTATGGAAAGAACAAAACAATATTGATTTCGTAGGAGCTCCTTATCCCGTTCTTAATAAAGGCGATAAGCCCACTACAACTTATAAACATTGGAAAAATGGAGGTTGGCCAACGTCTATTACCACTGAATGCGATAATGTAGAGGCTGCGGCTAAGTTCTTGGATTTTGGTTATACAAAGAAAGGATGGGAACTTTGTAATTTTGGTTTACCTGATCGCACACATAAGCTCGATGAGAATGGCATGCCGTATTACCATCCTGAAAGCGTGATGTGGAATGATCCCGAAAATATACCTCTATCCAACCGGGTATGGAAATATAAGCTGCATCAAGGGCCATTTATAAGAGAAGAACATAAGTCTAATCCCCTGATAGTTGCTCCGGGCAGTTATTCGGGTGAAATTCGCCAGATGTGGACAAATGGAACAGATGCGTCGCCTGCTGTACCTCCGCTTAGTTTCACGGTGGACGAGGCTTCAAAAGAAGCACAGCTTGGCACACAATTGGCAACGTTGCGTAGTGAGACTTTCTTGAAAATTATAATGGGGCAAAAGCCAGTTTCGGAATTTGATAATTTTGTTAAACAGGCAGAGAAAATGGGTGTTAATGAATGGTTGGCTATCTGGCAAGCAGCTTTAGACCGTTATAATTCCAGATAAAACGGGCTATATATTACAATGGTATCGGGTTAACCAGATACCATTGTAATATCTCAATAATATAAAGCGAAAGAACGGTAAGCATATAGGTAACACCTTCGAATACATACTTATTTTTCTTATTATCGATATTTTATGAGGGGAGATTTTATGAGTTTGCAAAATGTTAGAGAAATTTGGCCGATGGGAGAACATGAGTCGACACTAAAAATTATTAAAAAAGATTTTAGACGTAATTGGATGATTTACCTAATGGCCATTCCCGTTATTGCTTTTTATATTATTTTTTGCTATGTTCCAATGTGGGGAGCACTCATTGCCTTTGTTGATTATAGGCCCAGGCTTGGTCTTTGGGGTAGTAAGTTTGTTGGTATCAAACACTTTATAGACTTTGTTACGGACCCATACTTTGGCCGATTAGTTTCCAATACTTTTATGCTAAATGTGTGGGGCCTGGTGTTTGGGTTTCCTGCGCCGATAATATTGGCACTTATGCTTAACGAAGTAAAAAACGGTCCTTTTAAAAAAACTGTGCAAACTATTACTTATATGCCACACTTTATATCTTTGGTGGTAATATGCGGATTAATTCATATTTTTTGCGAAACAGATGGACTTATAAACGATATTATAGTCGCTTTTGGAGGGGAACGAAGTCCACTATTGGCTAATCCGAGCTTATTCAGGCCTATATATACTTTTTCGGGGATATGGCAAGATGTGGGTTGGAATAGTATAATATACCTTGCTGCTATGGCGAATATAAATCCTGAGTTGTATGAATCGGCTACGATTGATGGCGCTGGTAGATTCAAACAAATGTGGTATATAACTATACCATCAATAATGCCCACAATAACTATCCTTTTGATATTTGCTATTGGAGGTATGTTGGCGTCAGGTTACGAAAAAGTTATTTTGTTATACAATCCTATAACTTACGAAAAAGCTGATGTAATAGCATCTTATATATATAGACGAGGATTACAGGAATTTGATTATAGCTATTCTACTGCTGTAGGTTTGCTTAATTCGATAATTAATTTTGCTTTTTTATGGTTCGCTAATACTACTGCTCGTAGGATTTCAGATACGAGTTTATGGTAAGGAGTGACTTGGATGAATAAAAAAACTTTTGGTGATAGAATTTTCGATGTATTAAACTATACTTTATTAATACTTATAACAATAGCATGCTTATATCCGGTTTTATATGTTCTTTTTGCATCTGTCAGTGACCCGATTAAGCTTCAATCTTATAGAGCACCATTATATAAGCCATTGGGCTTTACTTTGGAAGGCTATAAGATAGTACTAAATAATCCGGACATTATAAGAGGATATGCTAATACCATATTTTACGTTGTAACTGGTGTAGCTGTTAACATGATATTTACGATACTGGGCGCATATGTTATATCCAGGAAAAACCTTTATTGGAAAAAAGCTATCATGCTCATGATAACCATTACCATGTTTTTTGGGGGAGGTTTGATACCGTGGTTCTTAACAGTTAAAGGATTAGGTATGTATGATAGTTGGACAGCATTAGTGTTTCCTTTTGCCATTAATACTTGGAATATGATAATTATGAGGACTGGGTTTGAAGGTGTTCCCGGCGAGTTAGAAGAAGCAGCTCGAATAGATGGAGCAAACGATTTTTATATACTGACGAGAGTCGTCGTACCACTCTCTAAAGCAGTATGCGCTGTGATATTATTATATTATGTGGTGGGCGCGTGGAACTCGTGGTTCCCGGCAATGATTTTCCTAAGCGATAGGAGTAAATATCCCTTGCAGCTTATTCTCCGTGAAATACTCATAACCAGCGACGCAAGCCAAATGCAGCAGGGTATATCGTTGACGACAAGTGGTCAATTTGGTGAGACAAGTGCCTATAAAGAATTAGTTAAGTATACTACTATAGTAATAGCTACAGTTCCTATAATGTGTTTCTATCCTTTTATTCAAAAATATTTTGTTAAAGGAGTGCTTATAGGTTCATTGAAAGGCTAGATTTGGGGAGATTTGTATAATGAATAAAAAAGTAAAAACGGTTTTACTTTTGTTTGTGATAGTAGCTTTAGTATATGTAAGTGCATCATATATAAAACAAAAAGAGGTAAAAAGAGTGGATGCGAATATAGTACAAGGGAAGTATGTTCTTAATTCTTCAAAATCGAGCGCTATAAAAAGCAGATTTTATAGCAATCCCTTACCTATAAATAATATAGGAGATCCTTTTGTTTTAAAAGCTTCTGATGGTAAGTATTATTGCTATGCTACATCAGCGCCAAATGGATATAAAGTATGGATGTCGTTTGATTTGGTAAATTGGGAATATAAAGGGATGTCCTTCACTAGAGATTTGAACAGTTGGGCTATAGGCGATTTTTGGGCTCCTGAGGTTATCGAATATCAAGAGAAATATTACATGTTTTTCTCTGCGAGAGAGTTGAGAAGCAATAGCTTACGCATAGGTGTGGCTGTAGCAGAGAGTCCTTTAGGGCCATTTAAGGATATTTTGAATAAACCCTTGTTTGATTTCGGATATGCTACAATTGATGCCAGCCCATTTATCGATGAAGATGGAGAAAAGTATCTATATTTTTCCAAAGATTGCTCTGAAAATGTTGTTAATGGAGTTCATGAGAGTCATATTTATGGCATAAAATTGAGCGACGATATGATGTCGACAGTGGGACAGCCGATTTTGCTGATGCGTCCTGATCAGGATTGGGAAAAACTATCCGGTGATGCGTGGAGGTGGAATGAGGGACCTATAATATTCAAGGACAATGAAACATATTATATGTTCTATTCGGCCAATTACTATGGGGATGCTACTTATTCTGTAGGGTATGCTACTTCTAGACAACCGTTAGGACCGTTTGTGAAAAGCAAAAATAATCCTATACTTAGATCAGTCACTGATATAGAAAATAGTGGGATGCTACCTATCGTTTCTGGTCCTGGCCATAACAGTTTTGCAGTATCACCTGATAATAAAGAAATATTTATTGTCTATCATACGCATACGAACCCGGCGGAAGGTGGAGGGGATAGACAACTGAATATCGATAGGATGGGTTTTAGAAGTGATGGGACGGTTTATGTGAATGGGCCTTCTTTTAAACCTCAACCTCTGCCATCGGGTGTAGATGGGATTGATAATATTGCGCCTGAAGCGAACGTAAGCGTTAGTTCCATAAAACCAGGTTATAAAAGTGAAGCGTTGGTTGATGGAGAGGTTGGCTTTACCAAAGAAAGCGAAAATTATGATTGGGTACCAAACAATGAAACAAAAGGTTCTTGGGTTTGTTTAGAGTGGGATAAAGAGAGTTATATTGATACAGTAATAATATACCTATCTCATAATAGAAAAAGGACCTTTAATACAGCAAAGCTTATTATTAACAATAACGCTGTCATTAACGTTGATACTAACGCCGACGAAGATAAATTTGGGAATGATATAATAATTAATTTTGAGCCAATGAAAATTAAAAATATAAAATTTGTTATAGATAATGTTCCAAACGATGTACAGGAAATAGGCCTTTCCGAGATACGGGTTATGCCATCCAGTACAGACTAGTGGTTAGGAGATAAATGCATGAAACAAAGAGCTGAGGAGATATTAAACGACGATAAATTACTTTTAAGTCGGAAAAGATGGTTTGATAGACTCGAGTCATTATTCGATGGCGAGTGTATTGATAAGGTTATTTATCTTAATGGCATATAT encodes:
- a CDS encoding response regulator transcription factor; protein product: MMMYKIMIIEDDVIIARVMQEHLSKWGYEAVYITDFKNITEQVVRLEPHIILLDIMLPFFNGFYWCSEIRKVSKVPIIFISSADDNMNIIMAMNMGGDDFIAKPFDLNVLTAKVGALIRRAYSLQGQVNVIEHNGAVLNLGDATLVYHGNKIELTKNDYRILQLLMENAGRVISREEIMQRLWESDDFIDDNTLTVNMARLRKKLAEAGLEGFIKTKKGLGYMVE
- a CDS encoding ABC transporter permease gives rise to the protein MSLQNVREIWPMGEHESTLKIIKKDFRRNWMIYLMAIPVIAFYIIFCYVPMWGALIAFVDYRPRLGLWGSKFVGIKHFIDFVTDPYFGRLVSNTFMLNVWGLVFGFPAPIILALMLNEVKNGPFKKTVQTITYMPHFISLVVICGLIHIFCETDGLINDIIVAFGGERSPLLANPSLFRPIYTFSGIWQDVGWNSIIYLAAMANINPELYESATIDGAGRFKQMWYITIPSIMPTITILLIFAIGGMLASGYEKVILLYNPITYEKADVIASYIYRRGLQEFDYSYSTAVGLLNSIINFAFLWFANTTARRISDTSLW
- a CDS encoding Txe/YoeB family addiction module toxin, translated to MNKVFSDIAWEDYTRWLIEDKKIVKKINDIIKDIERNGYNGIGKPEALRHELAGYWSRRITDKDRLIYKIEDATIYILSCKGHYND
- a CDS encoding glycoside hydrolase family 43 protein, whose protein sequence is MNKKVKTVLLLFVIVALVYVSASYIKQKEVKRVDANIVQGKYVLNSSKSSAIKSRFYSNPLPINNIGDPFVLKASDGKYYCYATSAPNGYKVWMSFDLVNWEYKGMSFTRDLNSWAIGDFWAPEVIEYQEKYYMFFSARELRSNSLRIGVAVAESPLGPFKDILNKPLFDFGYATIDASPFIDEDGEKYLYFSKDCSENVVNGVHESHIYGIKLSDDMMSTVGQPILLMRPDQDWEKLSGDAWRWNEGPIIFKDNETYYMFYSANYYGDATYSVGYATSRQPLGPFVKSKNNPILRSVTDIENSGMLPIVSGPGHNSFAVSPDNKEIFIVYHTHTNPAEGGGDRQLNIDRMGFRSDGTVYVNGPSFKPQPLPSGVDGIDNIAPEANVSVSSIKPGYKSEALVDGEVGFTKESENYDWVPNNETKGSWVCLEWDKESYIDTVIIYLSHNRKRTFNTAKLIINNNAVINVDTNADEDKFGNDIIINFEPMKIKNIKFVIDNVPNDVQEIGLSEIRVMPSSTD
- a CDS encoding sensor histidine kinase, translated to MKHFACILGLYLKQKITTIIVIAVSFSISLVIFYLYALPLEPVAYAALLAGIFLLLIGIIEFVAFYSKHMVLEKLKDSIAVSDLMLPNPQGLIERDYQGLIRAIHENRREIINEKDKALADMTDYYTIWAHQIKIPIAAMQLLLQSKHADINGELSDQLFKVEQYVEMALQYLRTESLSGDLMLKRYSLDDMVKQAVRKYSKSFIHKKIKLDYNGLNHEVLTDEKWTVFVIEQILSNALKYTDKGEISIYMDSDSPDTLVIEDTGIGIESEDLPRIFEKGFTGYNGRLDKKSTGIGLYLCKRILSKLSHTISIESQVGKGTKVKIGFGTVDIAAD
- a CDS encoding carbohydrate ABC transporter permease, producing the protein MNKKTFGDRIFDVLNYTLLILITIACLYPVLYVLFASVSDPIKLQSYRAPLYKPLGFTLEGYKIVLNNPDIIRGYANTIFYVVTGVAVNMIFTILGAYVISRKNLYWKKAIMLMITITMFFGGGLIPWFLTVKGLGMYDSWTALVFPFAINTWNMIIMRTGFEGVPGELEEAARIDGANDFYILTRVVVPLSKAVCAVILLYYVVGAWNSWFPAMIFLSDRSKYPLQLILREILITSDASQMQQGISLTTSGQFGETSAYKELVKYTTIVIATVPIMCFYPFIQKYFVKGVLIGSLKG
- a CDS encoding extracellular solute-binding protein, with product MRKVRLLSLLLALVLAVSLFAGCSGGQTGDQTETGTETSTNEGETDGDAAAVENPELSDPNLKDPYNIPNIVSAYPVKGNPTLTYWWPIDAFQGVAIKDMNEHEVWKEIEKLTGVDIKFIHPPIGQESEKFNLMIASDDLPDMICQSDRYKGGITVGIDDGVFIDHTEIIDKYAPNYKQFRESDEDRRRTTMDDKGRVLGFYNVAPYSEWIWFGGLIKQEALDKTGLPVPETMDEWYAFLKKCQEVGYKSPLMFNTGAGTIFTGYFVSAYGAYDWTFIDKDGKVAWGPLQPGMKQYLTEMRKWYAEGLIDKDFATRDFSSNMAFASSPDCAVAMDSPDTMWGVWKEQNNIDFVGAPYPVLNKGDKPTTTYKHWKNGGWPTSITTECDNVEAAAKFLDFGYTKKGWELCNFGLPDRTHKLDENGMPYYHPESVMWNDPENIPLSNRVWKYKLHQGPFIREEHKSNPLIVAPGSYSGEIRQMWTNGTDASPAVPPLSFTVDEASKEAQLGTQLATLRSETFLKIIMGQKPVSEFDNFVKQAEKMGVNEWLAIWQAALDRYNSR
- a CDS encoding type II toxin-antitoxin system Phd/YefM family antitoxin — encoded protein: MLAVNYSTIRNKLKDYCDKATDDNETIIITRKNEKNVVLMSLDEYNNLMENLFIMSNKKYYERLLESKKQIERGDVVMKTTEELDSLTNE